In one Rhopalosiphum padi isolate XX-2018 chromosome 3, ASM2088224v1, whole genome shotgun sequence genomic region, the following are encoded:
- the LOC132927535 gene encoding tubulin monoglutamylase TTLL4-like, which translates to MNNISYSILTKEKMKIGDDGKFRRSQPLDIHQQYGAFSLDGIKEHLCPIDRLQTLHTNLHQKMDHNKEPLLKLNPYLILDTDPTLDNLNYSNALSKSPYPLGTVPENCVCTVSNIHMNTIKRSQSLDTHQQINALSSNEIKEQLCPIDHLKTLHTNLHQKMDHSKERPLNLSHYQILDSDPTLENLSYSNAISKSPDSLRNKTENYTTQSMYEIEKNDTCNNVFQYHNNLGQWEKNKNCTNQDELKNIDQFNYTLIKKNINIKPPVHCQEKIIPTVSPKTLISTNCMQKIECSSLTINNHLNNTELKNKDFVDIPNRKTLVNHVQIPTLMPVESKETFKPMTNIKDTPKAKQPSMIYKEDKQISPKSEPIINSVINEKEKLSDKNSKVLTAQIGNITDNINNTSMFLNKLLKTRENLKFKSTKKYSELPIVQTFNKSIIEQDFMTDEPNKLTFDHLFSGTQKQKDNFEYHSALRPSLFSNIPPYIRFSSYDIKGESFPLSLQKLLKWKLSSITPIVVRRTVQNSGFKLVRKSNDWVGTWGKHMKSLSFKTLWQQQKVNHFPGTFQIGRKDRLWQNLNALILKYGKEEFGFIPTSYILPQEAEMLRQVWEKNDEDKWIIKPPASARGTGICVISKWDQIPKNIPLVVQRYIDNPYLINDTKFDLRLYILITSVNPLCLYLYDNGLVRFASVKYSSDLTTICDRYMHLTNYSINRLSSQFTENEDADACQGHKWTLRSLWTYMEKERQIDVKKLWKSLEDLVVKTVISGESPMSQMCRSNLSNRYNAYELFGIDVLFDEYLKPWILEVNISPSLHSSSPLDLAVKGPLVRDLMNMVGYHIPNKMSYSTHNALLNMLGVKSPLCYDKRLYTLNLSAKEKEKQEYFTNVKSRVEYIDSILDDLLPDDIRHLILYEDELTQSGSFKKVFPSTSSFEYHQYFDGSRYYNMLFDAWECKYSNNRRDGIAVLEKLCQLKIHLEVPDIDIEQPKVTVIKI; encoded by the exons ATGAACAATATATCATACTCAATATTAACCAAAGAAAAAATGAAGATTGGAGATGACGGAAAGTTTAGGAGATCTCAACCACTTGATATTCATCAACAATATGGTGCATTTTCATTAGATGGAATTAAAGAACATTTATGTCCTATAGATCGTTTACAAACTCTACATACCAACTTACATCAAAAAATGGATCATAATAAAGAAccattactaaaattaaatcccTATCTAATTTTGGATACTGATCCTACATTGGACAATTTAAACTATTCAAATGCCTTATCTAAATCTCCTTATCcattag GAACTGTACCAGAAAATTGTGTTTGTACTGTATCtaatatacatatgaatacaataaaaagATCTCAATCACTTGATACCCATCAACAAATTAATGCATTGTCATCAAATGAGATTAAAGAACAGTTATGTCCTATAGACCATTTAAAAACTCTACATACCAATTTACATCAAAAAATGGATCATAGTAAAGAGAGACCATTAAATTTAAGTCATTATCAAATTTTAGATAGTGATCCTACATTGGAAAATTTAAGCTACTCAAATGCAATATCCAAATCTCCGGATTCATTAA gAAACAAAACGGAAAATTATACAACACAATCAATGTATGAAATAGAAAAGAATGATACATGCAACAATGTttttcaatatcataataatttaggaCAATGGGAAAAAAACAAGAACTGTACAAATCAAgatgagttaaaaaatattgatcaatttaattatacattaattaaaaagaacATAAACATTAAACCCCCTGTTCATTGCCAGGAAAAG ataataccAACGGTTTCTCCTAAGACTCTTATTTCTACAAATTGTATGCAAAAGATAGAATGCTCATCTTTAACCATAAATAATCATTTGAATAatacagaattaaaaaataaagatttcgTGGACATTCCAAATCGTAAAACGCTTGTCAATCATGTACAAATACCAACACTTATGCCAGTAGAATCAAAAGAAACATTTAAACCAAtgacaaatattaaagataCTCCTAAAGCAAAACAACCATCCATGATTTATAAAGAAGACAAACAAATAAGTCCAAAATCAGAACCAATAATTAATAGTGTTAtcaatgaaaaagaaaaattatccgATAAGAATAGTAAAGTATTAACTGCTCAAATTGGAAACATaactgataatataaataacacatcTATGTTTCTTAATAa attattaaagACACGCgagaacttaaaatttaaaa gtactaaaaaataCTCAGAACTTCCAATAGTGCAAACATTTAACAAAAGTATAATAGAACAAGATTTTATGACTGATGAaccaaataaattaacttttgacCATTTGTTTTCTG GTACTCAAAAACAAAAAgataattttgaatatcattCAGCCTTAAGACCtagtttattttctaatattccaCCATACATAAGATTTTCTTCGTATGATATTAaag gtgAATCATTCCCATTATCTTtgcaaaagttattaaaatggaAACTAAGTTCGATAACTCCAATTGTTGTACGTCGTACGGTTCAAAATAGTGGTTTTAAACTCGTTAGAA aatctaATGATTGGGTTGGAACTTGGGGTAAACACATGAAATCATTAAGTTTCAAAACACTTTGGCAACAGCAAAAAGTTAACCATTTTCCGGGTACTTTTCAAATTGGTCGCAAAGATAGGTTGTGGCAAAACTTGAATGCATTAATCTTAAAGTATGGTAAAGAAGAATTTGGCTTTATACCCACATCATATATATTACCTCAAGAAGCTGAAATGTTACGACAAGTTTGGGAGAAAAATGATGAAGATAAATGGATTATTAAACcg ccTGCATCCGCTAGAGGAACTGGAATTTGTGTTATATCAAAATGGGATCAAATACCAAAGAATATACCTTTAGTTGTACAAAGGTATATAGATAATccatatttaatcaatgatacTAAATTTGATTTAAGACTCTATATACTCATTACTTCAGTTAATCCACTTTGTCTATATCTGTATGATAATGGGCTTGTACGATTTGCTtcag tCAAGTATTCATCTGATCTTACCACTATATGTGATCGATACATGCACTTGACAAACTATAGTATTAACAGACTTAGTAGTCAGTTTACTGAAAATGAAGACGCTGATGCATGTCAAGGTcataaatg gACATTACGATCATTATGGACATATATGGAGAAAGAACGTCAAATTGATGTTAAAAAATTGTGGAAGAGCTTAGAAGATCTGGTTGTGAAAACTGTCATTAGTGGTGAATCACCTATGAGTCAAATGTGTCGTTCAAATTTAAGCAATAGATATAATGCATATGAGTTATTTGGAATAGATGTTTTGTTTGATGAATATCTTAAACCTTGGATATTAGAG gtCAATATATCTCCTTCATTACATTCATCTTCTCCACTTGATTTGGCTGTCAAAGGACCATTAGTCAGAGATTTAATGAATATGGTTGGTTATCATATCCCAAATAAAATGTCATATAGTACACAT aaTGCTTTACTCAATATGTTGGGAGTCAAATCACCACTATGTTATGATAAgagattatatacattaaatttatctgctaaagaaaaagaaaaacaagaatattttacaaatgttaaATCCAGAGtagaa tATATTGATAGCATATTAGATGATTTATTACCAGATGATATTCGGcatcttattttatatgaagATGAACTTACACAAAGTGGCTC atttaaaaaagtatttccaTCTACTTCATCTTTTGAATATCATCAATACTTTGATGGatctagatattataatatgctttttgaTGCATGGGAATGTAAATATAGTAACAACAGAAGAGATG gtattGCTGTGCTAGAAAAGTTATGTCAGTTAAAAATCCACCTGGAAGTACCAGACATTGATATAGAACAACCAAAAGTAACAGTTATAAAGATATAA
- the LOC132927582 gene encoding uncharacterized protein LOC132927582, which yields MKAGGGTLVRLTLSAGALAASVAAACCFLTVWSYWYYELDADCTQARDCKCLLFGTSFAGGGFVGGDRFACLYVTYSLLASAGLAACACVYYGCRALLCPGRNRRRHPHHRPVRRSVAETAPEDGTSPQIQISGLTMCFAIILAVMALNMFIASIVLSNGYISTCLQYVHRVKSFLMVSGNMVELISNRMSCGTIYDFMDYLQPPSRQVTYELIHRRKTNPRDSVINTSALLIISIVLSWLNTLIWVVFTFCTYYFK from the exons ATGAAAGCCGGCGGCGGAACGCTGGTCAGGTTGACGCTGAGCGCCGGCGCGTTAGCCGCGTCCGTTGCGGCTGCCTGCTGTTTCCTGACCGTGTGGTCGTACTGGTATTACGAGCTTGACGCCGACTGCACGCAGGCGCGCGACTGCAAGTGTCTGCTGTTCGGCACGAGCTTTGCGGGCGGCGGTTTCGTGGGCGGCGACCGGTTCGCGTGTCTGTACGTCACGTACTCGTTGCTGGCGTCCGCCGGGCTCGCGGCCTGCGCATGCGTATACTACGGCTGCAGGGCACTACTTTGCCCGGGCCGCAACCGTCGCCGGCACCCGCACCACCGGCCGGTTAGGAGATCGGTGGCTGAGACCGCACCTGAGGACGGCACCAG TCCACAGATACAGATAAGTGGTTTAACGATGTGTTTTGCAATTATTCTCGCTGTCATGgcgttaaatatgtttattgcatCCATTGTGCTAAGCAATGGATATATTTCGACCTGTTTGCAGTACGTGCATCGAGTGAAAAGTTTTTTGAtg GTTTCCGGAAATATGGTAGAATTGATATCAAATCGTATGTCATGTGGCACCATTTACGATTTCATGGATTACTTACAACCGCCGTCGCGACAAGTGACATATGAACTAATCCATCGACGCAAGACCAATCCGCGTGATTCTGTGATTAATACATCGgcacttttaataatatctattgtaCTGTCGTGGTTGAACACATTAATATGGGTGGTATTTACgttttgtacttattatttcaagtaA